A genome region from Ignavibacteriota bacterium includes the following:
- the rplK gene encoding 50S ribosomal protein L11 gives MKKIVGFVKLQIPAGQANPAPPVGPALGQKGVNIMEFCKQFNARTQKEAGMIIPVVITVFSDKSFTFITKTPPAAVLLSKAAKVEKGSAESNRTKVGRVTKKQVREIATIKMPDLNANDIEAAMSMVAGTARSMGLTVVED, from the coding sequence ATGAAAAAGATCGTTGGGTTTGTGAAGCTGCAGATCCCCGCCGGCCAGGCCAACCCTGCGCCGCCGGTCGGTCCCGCCCTCGGCCAGAAGGGCGTGAACATCATGGAGTTCTGCAAGCAGTTCAATGCGCGGACGCAAAAAGAAGCCGGGATGATCATCCCCGTGGTGATCACGGTGTTCTCGGACAAGTCGTTCACCTTCATCACGAAGACTCCGCCGGCCGCCGTGTTGCTGTCGAAGGCTGCGAAGGTCGAAAAGGGCTCCGCGGAGTCCAATCGTACGAAGGTCGGCCGTGTGACGAAGAAGCAGGTACGTGAGATCGCGACGATCAAGATGCCCGACTTGAACGCGAACGATATTGAAGCGGCCATGAGCATGGTCGCCGGCACCGCCCGCAGCATGGGTCTGACGGTCGTCGAAGACTAA
- a CDS encoding 50S ribosomal protein L1, whose amino-acid sequence MKMSKRYTALTKQVDQDKLYSVEEAVAKVKATATAKFVESIDIAIRLGVDPKKADQAVRGTVALPHGIGREVRVLVMARPPRDEEARAAGADHAGLAEYVQKIQAGWADVDVIIATPDVMGEVGKLGKILGPRGLMPNPKSGTVTQDVAKAVKEVKAGKIEFRVDKAGILHSSVGKASFEPKALADNIHAFINAVNRLRPPTAKGTYIRSIHLSSTMGIGVEVDRTAHTVHQ is encoded by the coding sequence ATGAAGATGAGCAAGCGTTACACCGCCTTGACCAAACAGGTGGATCAGGACAAGCTGTATTCGGTGGAAGAAGCCGTCGCCAAAGTCAAGGCGACCGCGACCGCCAAGTTCGTTGAATCGATCGACATCGCCATCCGTCTGGGCGTCGATCCGAAAAAGGCCGACCAGGCCGTGCGCGGTACCGTGGCCCTGCCGCATGGCATCGGCCGTGAGGTGCGCGTCCTCGTCATGGCCCGCCCGCCCCGCGATGAAGAAGCAAGGGCAGCCGGGGCAGACCATGCCGGATTGGCGGAATACGTCCAGAAGATCCAGGCCGGATGGGCCGATGTGGACGTTATCATCGCTACGCCGGATGTGATGGGCGAGGTCGGTAAACTGGGCAAGATCCTCGGGCCCCGGGGCCTGATGCCCAATCCGAAGAGTGGCACGGTGACGCAGGATGTTGCGAAGGCCGTGAAAGAAGTGAAGGCCGGCAAGATTGAGTTCCGTGTGGACAAGGCCGGCATCCTGCATTCGAGCGTCGGGAAGGCGAGCTTCGAACCCAAGGCGCTTGCAGACAATATTCATGCGTTCATCAATGCGGTCAACCGCCTCCGTCCGCCGACGGCGAAGGGAACGTATATCAGGAGCATTCACCTCTCCAGTACGATGGGTATCGGAGTGGAAGTTGATCGCACAGCGCATACCGTGCATCAATAA
- the nusG gene encoding transcription termination/antitermination factor NusG, which yields MDKKWYVVRTYSGHENKVKLALENEVLQSNLGEKITAVIVPSEKVFEVKDGKKKSKTRTFFPGYILVEAVMDKATQHVILNTPSVISFVGPKNTPAPLQPIEVRRLIGKIEERKDVEVLEVPFRVGDAVKVIDGPFNNFSGFVQEVAEEKMKLKVMVSIFGRKTPVELDFSQVELEK from the coding sequence AAAATAAGGTCAAACTGGCCCTCGAGAACGAGGTCTTGCAGTCCAATCTCGGCGAGAAGATCACCGCCGTGATCGTGCCGTCCGAGAAGGTGTTCGAGGTGAAGGACGGCAAGAAGAAGAGCAAGACGCGGACGTTCTTCCCGGGCTATATCCTTGTCGAAGCGGTCATGGACAAGGCGACCCAGCATGTGATCCTGAACACGCCCTCGGTGATCAGCTTCGTCGGGCCGAAGAACACGCCTGCGCCGCTGCAGCCGATCGAAGTACGCCGGCTGATCGGCAAGATCGAGGAGCGCAAGGATGTCGAAGTGCTGGAGGTCCCGTTCCGTGTCGGCGACGCGGTGAAGGTGATCGACGGCCCGTTCAACAATTTCAGCGGCTTCGTGCAGGAAGTGGCCGAAGAGAAGATGAAGCTGAAGGTGATGGTGTCCATCTTCGGGCGGAAGACGCCGGTGGAGTTGGACTTCAGCCAGGTGGAACTCGAAAAGTAG
- a CDS encoding 50S ribosomal protein L10 — protein MKRTEKEQIIADVAEVAGRAHGMFFTDFSGLTVEQATELRRELRKSGIDYVVAKNTLIRKALEQLGGYDKVFPGLKGPTGVAFSFDDPVAPAKIIQKFSDKHKKLKLKICVIEREVYDGSRLAEIALIPSRGEVISGILGSINAPLAGVPGTVNAVIRELVSVIDELGKKKAA, from the coding sequence ATGAAACGTACGGAGAAAGAACAGATCATCGCCGATGTGGCGGAGGTCGCGGGCCGTGCGCACGGGATGTTCTTCACCGACTTCAGCGGTCTGACCGTGGAGCAGGCGACGGAATTGCGTCGTGAGCTCCGGAAGTCCGGTATCGACTATGTCGTCGCGAAGAACACCCTGATCCGGAAGGCACTCGAGCAGCTGGGCGGATACGATAAGGTATTCCCCGGCCTCAAAGGCCCGACGGGTGTCGCATTCTCGTTTGACGATCCGGTCGCACCCGCGAAGATCATTCAGAAGTTCAGCGACAAGCACAAAAAGCTCAAGCTGAAGATCTGCGTGATCGAGCGCGAAGTGTACGACGGCTCCCGTCTGGCAGAGATCGCCCTGATCCCGTCGCGTGGTGAAGTGATCTCGGGTATCCTGGGCAGCATCAACGCGCCGCTCGCCGGCGTCCCGGGTACCGTGAACGCCGTCATCCGTGAACTGGTCAGCGTCATTGACGAACTCGGCAAAAAGAAGGCCGCCTGA
- the rplL gene encoding 50S ribosomal protein L7/L12, whose protein sequence is MSAVAEIVEKIEKLTLLEAVELKKALEDKFGVTAAAPMMMAGAAPAAAAAAVEEKTEFTVVLKEAGAQKINVIKVVRAATGLGLKEAKDLVDGAPKPIKESISKDDAEKLKKELEEAGASVELK, encoded by the coding sequence ATGTCAGCAGTTGCCGAGATCGTAGAGAAAATTGAAAAACTGACCCTGCTCGAAGCGGTGGAACTGAAGAAGGCCCTCGAGGACAAGTTCGGCGTGACCGCCGCAGCCCCGATGATGATGGCCGGTGCCGCACCCGCCGCAGCAGCAGCCGCCGTCGAAGAGAAGACCGAATTCACGGTCGTCCTGAAGGAAGCCGGTGCCCAGAAGATCAACGTGATCAAGGTCGTCCGCGCTGCCACGGGCCTCGGCCTGAAGGAAGCAAAGGATCTGGTGGACGGTGCACCGAAGCCGATCAAGGAATCCATCTCCAAGGACGATGCGGAGAAGCTGAAGAAGGAGCTCGAAGAAGCCGGAGCATCGGTCGAGCTGAAGTAA